The following proteins are encoded in a genomic region of Vulpes vulpes isolate BD-2025 chromosome X, VulVul3, whole genome shotgun sequence:
- the L1CAM gene encoding neural cell adhesion molecule L1 isoform X3: MAVSLRYLWPLLLCSPCLLIQIPDEYEGYRVMEPPVITEQSPRRLVVFPTDDISLKCEASGKPEVQFRWTRDGVHFKPKEELGVTVHQAPHSGSFTITGNNSNFAQRFQGTYRCFASNKLGTAMSHEIQLMAEGAPKWSKETVKPVEVEEGESVILPCHPPPSAEPLRIYWMNSKILHIKQDERVTMGQNGNLYFANVLTSDNHSDYICHAHFPGTRTIIQKEPIDLRVKATNSMIDRKPRLLFPTNSSSHLVALQGQPLVLECIAEGFPTPSIKWLRPSGPMPADRVTYQNHNKTLQLLNVAEEDDGEYRCLAENSLGSDRHTYYVTVEAAPYWLHKPQSHLYGPGETARLDCQVQGRPQPEVTWRINGIPVEELAKDQKYRIQRGALILSNVQPSDTMVTQCEARNRHGLLLANAYIYVVQLPAKILTPDNETYMAVEGSTAYLLCKAFGAPVPSVQWLDKEGKTVLQDERFFPYTNGTLGIRDLQANDTGHYFCQAANDQNNVTIVANLQVKDATQITQGPQSAIEKKGSKVTFTCQASFDPSLQHSITWRGDGRNLQEFGDSDKYFIEDGRLVIHSVDYSDQGNYSCVAGTELDMVEGRAELLVVGSPGPVPHLELSDRHLLKQSQVRLSWRPAEDHNAPIEKYDIEFEDKEMAPEKWYSLGKVPGNQTSTTLKLSPYVHYTFRVTAINKYGPGEPSPASETVVTPEAAPEKNPVDVKGEGNETSNMVITWKPLRWMDWNAPQVQYRVQWRPQGTRGAWQEQIVSDPLLVVSNTSTFVPYEIKVQAVNSQGKGPEPQITIGYSGEDYPQASPEMEGIKILNSSAVLVRWWPVDPAQVKGHLRGYNVTYWWEGSQRRHSKRHVHRGHVVVAANTTSAVLGGLRPYSSYRLELRAFNGRGLGPASEMTFSTPEGVPGHPEALHLECQSDTSLLLHWQPPLSHNGVLTGYVLSYHPLDDGDKEQLSFDLPDPELRTHNLTNLSPHLRYRFQLQATTKEGPGEAIVREGGTMALSGTPDFGNISAMAGENYSVVSWVPKEGQCNFGFQIWFKALGDEKMGPHLPPQYVSYNQSSYTQWDLQPDTDYEIHLLKERVLLKMAVKTNGTGRVRLPPAGFATEGWFIGFISAIILLLLILLILCFIKRSKGGKYSVKDKEDTQVDSEARPMKDETFGEYR, from the exons ATGAAGGATACCGCG TGATGGAGCCACCTGTCATCACGGAACAGTCCCCACGGCGCCTGGTCGTCTTCCCCACAGATGACATCAGCCTCAAGTGTGAGGCCAGTGGCAAACCGGAAGTACA GTTCCGCTGGACTCGGGATGGCGTCCACTTCAAACCCAAGGAAGAACTGGGTGTGACCGTGCACCAGGCGCCACATTCTGGCTCCTTCACCATCACGGGCAACAACAGCAACTTTGCCCAGAGGTTCCAGGGCACCTACCGCTGCTTTGCCAGCAATAAGCTGGGCACGGCCATGTCCCATGAGATCCAGCTCATGGCCGAGG GTGCCCCCAAGTGGTCGAAGGAGACGGTGAAGCCCgtggaggtggaggaaggggagtcGGTCATTTTGCCTTGCCACCCACCACCCAGCGCCGAGCCGCTGCGCATCTACTGGATGAATAGCA AGATCTTGCACATCAAACAGGATGAGCGGGTGACAATGGGCCAGAACGGCAATCTCTACTTCGCCAACGTGCTCACCTCGGACAACCACTCAGACTACATCTGCCATGCCCACTTTCCTGGCACCCGGACCATCATCCAGAAGGAACCCATTGACCTCCGGGTCAAGGCCA CCAACAGCATGATCGACAGGAAGCCTCGCCTGCTCTTCCCCACCAACTCCAGCAGCCACCTGGTAGCCTTGCAGGGGCAGCCACTGGTCCTGGAGTGCATCGCCGAGGGCTT CCCCACACCCAGCATCAAGTGGCTGCGCCCCAGTGGCCCCATGCCAGCGGACCGAGTCACCTACCAGAACCACAACAAGACCCTGCAGCTGCTGAACGTGGCAGAGGAGGACGACGGCGAGTACCGGTGCCTGGCCGAGAACTCGCTGGGCAGCGACCGGCACACCTACTACGTCACGGTGGAGG CTGCCCCCTACTGGCTGCACAAGCCCCAGAGCCATCTGTATGGCCCCGGAGAGACTGCCCGCCTGGACTGCCAAGTGCAGGGGAGGCCCCAACCCGAGGTCACCTGGAGGATCAACGGGATTCCTGTGGAGG AGCTGGCCAAGGACCAGAAGTACCGGATCCAGCGTGGGGCCCTGATCCTGAGCAACGTCCAGCCCAGCGACACGATGGTGACGCAGTGCGAGGCCCGCAACCGGCACGGGCTCCTGCTGGCCAATGCCTACATCTATGTCGTTC AGCTTCCGGCCAAGATCCTGACCCCTGACAACGAGACATACATGGCGGTCGAGGGCAGCACGGCCTATCTTCTGTGCAAGGCCTTTGGAGCTCCTGTGCCCAGTGTCCAGTG GCTCGACAAGGAAGGGAAGACCGTGCTACAGGATGAACGCTTCTTCCCCTACACCAACGGGACCCTGGGCATCCGGGACCTCCAGGCCAATGACACTGGCCACTACTTTTGCCAGGCTGCCAACGACCAGAACAACGTGACCATTGTGGCTAACCTGCAGGTCAAAG ATGCCACTCAGATCACACAGGGGCCACAGAGTGCAATCGAGAAAAAAGGCTCAAAAGTGACTTTCACGTGCCAGGCCTCCTTTGACCCTTCCTTGCAGCACAGCATCACCTGGCGAGGGGACGGTCGAAACCTCCAGGAGTTTGGGGACAGTGACAA GTACTTCATAGAGGACGGGCGCCTGGTCATCCACAGCGTGGACTACAGTGACCAGGGCAACTACAGCTGCGTGGCCGGCACCGAGCTGGACATggtggagggcagggcagagctgCTGGTGGTGG GGAGCCCCGGGCCGGTGCCTCACCTGGAGCTGTCCGATCGCCACCTGCTGAAGCAGAGCCAGGTGCGCCTGTCCTGGAGACCCGCCGAGGACCACAACGCCCCCATCGAGA AGTATGACATTGAATTTGAAGACAAGGAGATGGCGCCTGAGAAATGGTACAGTTTGGGCAAGGTGCCCGGGAACCAGACCTCCACCACCCTCAAGCTGTCGCCCTACGTCCACTACACCTTTAGAGTGACGGCCATCAACAAATACGGCCCCggggagcccagcccagcctctgAGACTGTGGTCACACCCGAGGCAG CCCCAGAGAAGAACCCTGTGGACGTGAAGGGGGAAGGGAACGAGACCAGCAACATGGTCATCACTTGGAAG CCGCTTAGGTGGATGGACTGGAATGCCCCCCAGGTTCAGTACCGCGTCCAATGGCGCCCTCAGGGGACACGGGGTGCCTGGCAGGAACAGATCGTGAGCGACCCCCTCCTGGTCGTGTCCAACACCTCCACCTTTGTGCCTTATGAGATCAAAGTCCAGGCCGTCAACAGCCAGGGCAAGGGCCCTGAGCCCCAGATCACCATCGGCTACTCTGGGGAAGATT ACCCGCAGGCAAGCCCTGAGATGGAAGGCATCAAGATCCTCAATTCGAGCGCCGTGCTGGTCCGGTGGTGGCCTGTGGACCCAGCCCAGGTCAAGGGCCACCTCCGAGGATACAAT gtGACGTACTGGTGGGAGGGCAGTCAGAGGAGGCACAGCAAAAGGCATGTCCACAGAGGCCACGTGGTGGTGGCCGCCAACACCACCAGCGCCGTCCTGGGGGGCCTGAGGCCCTACAGCTCCTACCGTCTGGAGTTGCGGGCCTTCAATGGCCGAGGACTGGGGCCCGCCAGCGAGATGACCTTCAGCACCCCGGAAGGAG TGCCGGGCCACCCTGAGGCGCTGCACCTGGAGTGCCAGTCGGATACCAGCCTGCTGCTGCACTGGCAGCCCCCGCTCAGCCACAACGGCGTGCTCACCGGCTACGTGCTCTCCTACCACCCCC TGGACGACGGGGACAAGGAGCAGCTGTCCTTTGACCTTCCGGACCCCGAGCTGCGGACACACAACCTGACCAATCTGAGCCCCCACCTGCGCTACCGCTTCCAGCTGCAGGCCACCACCAAGGAGGGCCCCGGGGAGGCCATCGTGCGCGAGGGAGGCACCATGGCCTTGTCCG GGACCCCGGATTTTGGCAACATCTCGGCCATGGCTGGCGAGAACTACAGCGTGGTCTCCTGGGTCCCCAAGGAGGGCCAGTGCAACTTCGGCTTCCAGATCTGGTTCAAAGCCCTGGGGG ACGAGAAGATGGGCCCTCACCTGCCGCCGCAGTACGTCAGCTACAACCAGAGCTCCTACACGCAGTGGGACCTGCAGCCCGACACCGACTATGAGATCCACCTGCTCAAGGAGCGGGTGCTGCTGAAGATGGCCGTGAAGACCAACGGCACCG GCCGCGTGAGGCTCCCACCCGCCGGCTTCGCCACGGAGGGCTGGTTCATCGGCTTCATCAGCGCCATCATCCTCTTGCTCCTCATCCTGCTCATCCTCTGCTTTATCAAGCGCAGCAAAGGGGGCAAATACTCAG TGAAGGATAAGGAGGACACCCAGGTGGACTCCGAGGCCCGGCCGATGAAGGACGAGACCTTCGGCGAGTACAGGTGA